In one Chryseobacterium camelliae genomic region, the following are encoded:
- a CDS encoding AraC family transcriptional regulator: MKIQKEIIEFEEGKSFKLFSPSLKNCFFWHYHPEIELVYVEACNGIRHVGKNISDFEGSDLLLIGSNIPHLNFDYKIQTECKQLVLQMREDFLQNIVFPVPEFEAIKKLLDRSYLGLSFSGETKRMVVEKLHFIQDKNPFESLIGLIEILQILADSTEVKELNNEDTRIKWFLNDKIRMGTIYDYIHENYNQDPNVNIIAEDVNLSTPAFCRYFKKQTNMTFTDFVNNYRINQAKLLLLQNECVTDVCFHVGFESLSYFNKLFKKYTGETPTEFKKKHLTKIAV; this comes from the coding sequence ATGAAAATTCAGAAGGAAATTATTGAGTTTGAAGAAGGAAAATCTTTCAAGCTGTTTTCACCTTCGTTAAAGAACTGTTTTTTCTGGCATTATCATCCTGAAATAGAACTTGTGTACGTAGAAGCCTGCAACGGAATCCGTCATGTGGGTAAAAATATTTCCGATTTTGAAGGAAGCGATCTTTTATTAATTGGTTCCAATATTCCGCATCTTAATTTTGATTATAAAATCCAGACCGAATGTAAGCAACTGGTTCTTCAGATGAGAGAAGATTTTCTTCAGAATATTGTTTTCCCGGTTCCTGAGTTTGAGGCTATTAAGAAATTATTGGATCGTTCTTATCTTGGTCTGTCATTTTCCGGAGAAACTAAAAGAATGGTTGTTGAAAAACTTCATTTCATCCAGGATAAAAACCCTTTCGAATCTCTAATCGGCCTGATTGAGATTCTACAAATTCTCGCCGATTCCACCGAAGTGAAAGAATTAAATAATGAAGATACCCGAATCAAATGGTTTTTAAATGATAAAATCCGGATGGGAACTATTTACGATTATATTCATGAAAACTACAACCAAGACCCGAATGTCAATATCATTGCAGAAGACGTGAATTTAAGCACTCCCGCTTTTTGCAGGTATTTTAAAAAGCAAACCAACATGACCTTCACCGATTTTGTGAATAATTACAGAATCAATCAGGCAAAACTGCTGCTTTTACAAAATGAATGTGTTACAGATGTTTGCTTTCATGTGGGTTTTGAAAGCCTTTCTTACTTTAACAAATTATTTAAAAAGTATACCGGCGAAACGCCAACCGAGTTTAAGAAAAAACATTTGACGAAAATCGCAGTCTAG
- a CDS encoding MFS transporter, which translates to MGIDKRILPLAIGGLGIGTTEFTVMGLLPDMARTLQITIPEAGHLISAYALGVVIGAPILIGYSVKFPPKKVLIALMMIFTLFNALSAVAPDYTTMLIIRFLSGLPHGAFFGVGTVVAARMAGKGKEAFYISLMFTGLTVANLAMVPLVTYIGHAFHWRWYFAIVAVIGLFALLFLKLWLPVLETNEETHFMEELKFLKRKQAWLVLMITAIGFGGLFTWFSYITPLMTLVSGIQESQMAYVMILAGGGMVVGNLVGGYLSDKLSPEKTCALLLFLMMISLAGVFFLSEYKTISLALTFICGALSMSVAAPINIMMMKAAPKSEMMAAAFMQAAFNCANAMGAFLGGLPLENGYSFNYPSLVGVGMTLIGLVIALRYKYLYGSQVLYEEEIAVEPISCDK; encoded by the coding sequence ATGGGGATTGATAAGAGAATTTTGCCACTTGCAATAGGTGGTTTAGGGATTGGAACGACGGAATTTACGGTGATGGGATTACTTCCCGATATGGCAAGAACATTACAGATCACAATACCAGAAGCAGGACATTTGATCTCAGCTTATGCTTTGGGAGTGGTCATTGGTGCACCTATATTGATCGGATATTCCGTGAAGTTTCCACCCAAAAAAGTATTGATTGCATTGATGATGATTTTTACGTTATTTAATGCTTTATCGGCGGTAGCTCCTGATTATACGACGATGTTGATCATCAGATTTTTATCAGGACTTCCACACGGTGCATTTTTCGGGGTAGGAACGGTAGTGGCTGCAAGAATGGCGGGGAAAGGCAAGGAAGCATTTTATATTTCTTTAATGTTTACCGGACTTACGGTTGCGAATTTGGCGATGGTTCCTCTGGTAACCTATATCGGACACGCTTTTCACTGGCGATGGTATTTTGCAATTGTTGCGGTAATCGGATTGTTTGCCCTGTTATTTTTAAAGCTCTGGCTTCCTGTATTAGAAACGAATGAGGAAACGCATTTTATGGAAGAGTTGAAATTCCTTAAAAGAAAACAAGCCTGGTTGGTGCTGATGATTACAGCGATCGGGTTTGGCGGACTTTTCACCTGGTTCAGCTATATTACGCCGTTGATGACACTTGTTTCAGGCATACAAGAAAGTCAGATGGCCTATGTCATGATTCTTGCAGGCGGTGGAATGGTGGTCGGAAACTTGGTTGGCGGATATTTATCTGATAAGTTGAGTCCTGAAAAAACTTGTGCGTTATTGCTTTTCTTAATGATGATTTCTTTGGCGGGAGTATTTTTCCTTTCGGAATATAAAACGATTTCATTGGCTTTAACATTTATTTGTGGAGCGTTGTCGATGTCTGTGGCAGCACCGATTAATATCATGATGATGAAAGCGGCGCCAAAAAGTGAAATGATGGCGGCAGCATTTATGCAGGCGGCTTTTAATTGTGCCAATGCAATGGGAGCTTTTCTAGGCGGACTTCCTTTAGAAAATGGGTACTCATTCAATTATCCGTCGTTGGTAGGAGTCGGGATGACACTGATCGGTCTTGTGATTGCTTTACGGTATAAATATTTGTACGGATCACAGGTTCTTTATGAGGAAGAAATTGCTGTGGAACCCATTTCATGTGATAAATAA
- a CDS encoding STAS/SEC14 domain-containing protein yields MITIIPEAPENVAAFNASGEVTKEDFENLVFPVVKEKVEHFHELNYLLYLDTDIDNFTVGAWFEDALLGLKNLTNWNRAAIVTDQKGIQNFTDIFSVLMPGEFKSFPKENLYNALYWCKNGNEVEV; encoded by the coding sequence ATGATAACGATTATTCCAGAAGCTCCGGAGAATGTTGCAGCTTTCAATGCAAGCGGAGAGGTAACGAAAGAAGATTTTGAAAACCTTGTATTTCCTGTAGTAAAAGAAAAAGTAGAGCATTTTCATGAACTCAATTATTTGCTTTATCTGGACACAGATATCGACAACTTTACTGTAGGAGCCTGGTTTGAGGATGCACTTTTAGGATTAAAAAATTTAACCAACTGGAACAGAGCTGCCATTGTGACAGACCAGAAAGGAATCCAGAATTTCACGGATATTTTCAGTGTTCTGATGCCGGGAGAATTCAAATCGTTTCCGAAAGAAAACCTTTACAATGCTCTGTACTGGTGCAAAAACGGTAATGAAGTAGAAGTATAA
- a CDS encoding NAD(P)/FAD-dependent oxidoreductase produces the protein MDLKSNEPFWLLKNGLIQSYPSLKSNEECDVLIIGGGITGSLIAHQMIKDGYTTILIDKRELCNGSTSATTSMLQYEIDIPLFKLIEKIGKKGAMESYRACSDAIDRIEKLSTEIKSEAGFKRKKSLYFASKKKDVKALKKEFEARKNAGFKVKWMEADDVLKRFGFENTYGGILSKQGASIDAFKFAHELFEVNTRKGLKAFDKTEMVKVEYHKGFNIATVDSGFQIKAKKIIYCIGYESKNLIRENFVDLKSTYAIVSEVTGEKHKNIENTLVWNTDAPYMYMRSTDDDRLLIGGGDEEFYNAEKRDALLNKKEKEILKTLKKIKPEYKFYTDFVWAGTFGETKDGLPYIGTHEQFKNSYFVLGFGGNGITFSVLGMEMVSLFLKGKKRSLSKYFRFGR, from the coding sequence GTGGATCTTAAATCGAACGAACCATTCTGGCTTTTAAAAAACGGATTGATACAATCGTATCCTTCATTGAAATCCAATGAGGAATGTGATGTTTTAATTATTGGTGGCGGAATTACAGGAAGTTTAATAGCTCATCAAATGATAAAAGATGGTTATACAACAATTCTTATTGATAAAAGAGAACTTTGTAACGGAAGCACTTCTGCTACCACTTCCATGCTGCAATACGAAATTGATATTCCTCTTTTTAAATTAATTGAAAAAATAGGAAAAAAAGGAGCGATGGAGAGTTATAGGGCTTGTTCTGATGCTATTGATAGGATCGAAAAACTTTCCACGGAAATTAAATCGGAAGCGGGATTTAAAAGAAAAAAATCCCTGTATTTTGCTTCAAAAAAGAAAGATGTAAAAGCTCTGAAAAAAGAATTCGAAGCCAGAAAAAATGCGGGTTTCAAAGTAAAATGGATGGAAGCCGATGATGTTTTAAAAAGATTTGGTTTTGAAAATACGTATGGAGGGATTTTATCAAAGCAGGGAGCAAGTATTGATGCTTTTAAGTTTGCTCATGAATTATTCGAAGTAAATACACGAAAAGGATTAAAGGCCTTCGATAAAACAGAAATGGTAAAAGTGGAATATCATAAAGGTTTCAATATTGCCACGGTGGATTCAGGTTTTCAAATTAAGGCAAAGAAAATTATCTATTGTATCGGCTATGAAAGTAAAAATCTGATCAGAGAAAACTTTGTTGATCTAAAAAGTACTTATGCTATTGTTTCGGAAGTTACCGGTGAAAAGCATAAGAATATCGAAAATACACTGGTTTGGAATACAGATGCTCCTTATATGTATATGCGGTCTACGGATGACGACAGATTGCTGATCGGTGGAGGAGATGAGGAGTTTTATAATGCCGAAAAACGGGATGCGCTTTTAAACAAAAAAGAAAAAGAGATTCTTAAGACCTTAAAGAAAATAAAACCTGAATATAAATTTTATACGGATTTTGTCTGGGCCGGAACTTTCGGAGAAACAAAAGACGGACTTCCATATATAGGAACACATGAACAATTTAAAAATTCCTATTTTGTTTTGGGTTTTGGAGGCAACGGAATTACTTTTTCTGTACTTGGGATGGAAATGGTTTCATTGTTTTTGAAAGGTAAAAAACGCAGCCTTTCAAAATACTTTAGATTTGGAAGATAG
- a CDS encoding vWA domain-containing protein, which translates to MSTIKTLALTIGATAFLNAQTAPVRGCAKPLQRTIVQNDTPSSASASKENKIQVALLLDTSNSMDGLIDQAKSRLWNIVNTLTTLKYNGKAPQVEIALYEYGNDGLQDENYIRQVAPLTQDLDLISEKLFALRTNGGSEYCGAVIRDATMNLNWDGNEKSMKLIYIAGNESFNQGKINYKEVISTAKRKNIYTNTIFCGDRNEGIQTFWQNGASLGDGKYFNIDSDQKVIYIETPYDIRISECNTRLNDTYMYYGSHGAEYKVKQAAQDQNAKAQSVAIAAERTVTKSKKNAYKNDHWDLVDRAEKDAGFMSTVKEEDLPQELKGKSKEEVQKAVAVKSAEREKIQKEIEELSRKRQNFIDAEMKKRGNSDADDLGKAIEKSVLELAKKNGYSL; encoded by the coding sequence ATGTCAACTATTAAAACTTTAGCATTAACAATCGGGGCAACAGCTTTTTTAAATGCTCAGACTGCTCCTGTAAGAGGATGTGCAAAACCTTTACAGCGTACTATTGTTCAGAACGACACTCCAAGTTCAGCGTCGGCAAGCAAGGAAAATAAAATTCAGGTGGCTTTGCTTCTGGACACGTCAAACAGCATGGACGGACTGATCGATCAGGCAAAATCCAGGCTTTGGAATATTGTCAACACTTTAACCACCCTGAAATACAACGGAAAAGCACCTCAGGTTGAAATTGCTTTGTACGAATATGGAAATGATGGTCTTCAGGATGAAAATTACATCCGCCAGGTTGCACCGCTTACTCAGGATTTAGATTTAATCTCTGAAAAACTGTTTGCTTTAAGAACCAATGGAGGAAGTGAATATTGCGGAGCTGTAATCCGTGATGCCACCATGAATCTGAACTGGGATGGAAATGAAAAAAGCATGAAGCTGATCTACATTGCAGGCAACGAATCTTTCAACCAGGGAAAAATCAATTATAAAGAGGTAATTTCAACTGCAAAAAGAAAAAATATCTATACCAATACGATCTTTTGCGGAGACAGAAACGAAGGTATCCAGACTTTTTGGCAAAACGGGGCTTCACTAGGAGACGGAAAATATTTCAATATCGACAGCGACCAAAAAGTAATTTATATTGAAACTCCCTACGATATAAGAATTTCCGAATGCAATACAAGGTTGAATGATACTTATATGTATTATGGAAGTCACGGTGCAGAATATAAAGTGAAACAAGCCGCTCAGGATCAGAATGCCAAAGCGCAATCTGTGGCCATTGCAGCAGAAAGAACTGTAACCAAATCCAAGAAAAACGCTTACAAAAACGACCATTGGGATTTGGTAGACCGCGCTGAAAAAGATGCCGGTTTCATGTCAACAGTAAAAGAAGAAGATCTTCCGCAGGAATTGAAGGGTAAAAGCAAGGAAGAAGTCCAAAAAGCAGTTGCTGTAAAATCTGCCGAACGCGAAAAAATTCAAAAAGAGATTGAAGAACTCTCTAGGAAACGTCAGAATTTTATTGATGCGGAAATGAAAAAAAGAGGAAATTCTGATGCTGATGATCTTGGAAAAGCGATTGAAAAATCTGTTCTTGAACTGGCAAAGAAAAACGGATATAGTTTATAG
- a CDS encoding SIMPL domain-containing protein — MKLKHFLLIGFFTLTSFAHAQEVKKNAIEVTGVAEMEVEPDEIIFSIGIKGDNKNDLAANEKKLFEILKSNGVKNEDIKFKSMYQNIYLKKTFTKGFQFKVDKRTDMGNLFENLNQKWVNSINIAEIKNTKIADFRKTVKINALRVAKEKADYLLESIGKKTGTPLEIVEIEDYTSDTILPAAYKSSRVSNMQLETADTGVDYSFENIENIKLKYSIKTKYEIL; from the coding sequence ATGAAACTTAAACATTTTTTATTGATCGGATTCTTTACATTAACCAGTTTTGCTCATGCGCAGGAAGTAAAGAAAAATGCCATTGAAGTAACCGGAGTTGCAGAAATGGAAGTGGAACCGGATGAAATCATTTTCAGCATCGGAATAAAAGGTGACAACAAGAATGATCTTGCCGCCAACGAAAAAAAATTATTTGAAATCTTAAAAAGCAACGGGGTAAAAAACGAAGACATCAAATTCAAATCGATGTACCAAAACATTTATCTCAAAAAAACTTTTACCAAAGGCTTTCAATTCAAAGTAGACAAAAGAACCGACATGGGGAATCTGTTTGAAAATCTGAATCAAAAGTGGGTAAACAGTATCAATATCGCCGAAATTAAAAATACCAAAATCGCTGACTTTAGAAAAACGGTTAAAATTAATGCTTTAAGGGTTGCAAAAGAAAAAGCAGATTATTTGCTGGAAAGCATTGGCAAAAAAACCGGAACTCCTCTTGAAATTGTAGAAATTGAAGATTATACCAGCGACACTATTCTTCCGGCTGCTTATAAATCTTCGAGAGTAAGCAATATGCAACTGGAAACTGCAGATACAGGAGTTGATTATTCTTTCGAAAACATCGAGAACATTAAACTGAAATACAGCATCAAAACAAAATACGAAATCCTTTAA